The stretch of DNA TCCCCATTGGACAGCCGGGCCGGAGGACGGTTCCCCAGGCCTGGTTTACAGCTGCTTCAAACGTAGCAAGAGGGTCCGACAACCAGGGCTCAGGCGAGGCGGGCAACGCTCCGGCGGGTGGGACGCCGGGCCGAGCCGTCGGAAAAGAGTTCAGGAGTGGCCTCCTGAATCCGCTGCACGTCCTCGAAGACTCCCCTCAGGTGAAGCCGGAGGCAGTTGTCGGCGTCGGGAACGTCATTGGCTTCCAGAGCATCCACCACGGCAGTGTGCTGCTCAATCAGCGTGGCTACCGGCCGGGTCTCCAGCAGACTCATCCGGCGCGCCCGGTCAAGGTGCGCCTTGGCGGAGTTGACCGCGCTCCAGGCGGATTCATGTCCCGCGAGGCGCAGGAGTTCGCGGTGGAAGTCCTCGTCCAGCCGGAAGAATTCCTCGATGTCGCCGCTGGCGTCAGAGGCGGACTGGGCTGCAAGGATCTCACGCAGACCGGCGATCCCGGGCCCGTCCACGATCAGGTCGCGCAGGGAAGCGCATTCGATGGCTTCGCGGACAAACTGGGCTTCGGATACCCGGCTGAGGTCCACCAGCGAGACGAAGGATCCGATTTGAGGGAAAACCTGCACCAGGCCTTCCTCCCGCAAAAGGATCAGGCTCTCGCGGACAGGGGTGCGGCTGACGCCGAGTTCCTGCGCCAGTTCGTTCTCGGACAGGGGCTCGCCAGGGGGCAGTTGCAGCGAGATTATCCGGCGGCGCAGCGTTTCCAGTGTTTGGTCCCTGACTGAAAGCCGGGGCGCTGAGCTTCTCTTGTCCGTTGCCATGATCCAAGTTTAGCCTGTTGACACACTAGAATGGTAGTGCTTGTATGGTAGTTGAATCGACCCGCTGCCAGCCCGTATGTCCTGGTTTCCGGCGGTTCCCCGCCCGCCCCGGCAGTCGTTAGCTGCCACACCCCCAACTGCTTGACCACCTTCGAAAGCATCGCCTGCAAAGGAGCAACAGATGACCGAGAGCATCGCGCCCCCAAACACCAAGAAAGAGTCCCGCTCCACCAGGGATTTGGCCAAGGTTGCCGTGTCCGGATGGCTGGGAACTGCCATGGAGTTCATGGATTTCCAGCTGTACTCCCTGGCCGCGGCCATTGTCTTCAATAAGATCTTCTTCCCCGACGTCAGCCCGGTCATCGGGCTTATAGCCGCCATGGCGACTTACGGCGTGGGCTATGTGGCGCGCCTGGTGGGTGCCGTCTACTTCGGCCGCATGGGCGACAGGATCGGCCGCAAGAAGGTCCTGTTCATCACCATCGCGCTAATGGGCGCCTCCACCACCTTGATCGGGGTGCTGCCCACCTACGCCATGATCGGCATCTGGGCACCCATCCTCTTGGTGGCACTGCGCCTGATCCAGGGCTTCGGAGCCGGCGCTGAAATCGCCGGCGCCACTGTGATGCTCGCCGAATACGCCCCCACCCGCCGTCGCGGGCTGATCTCCTCGCTGGTGAGCCTGGGCACCAATTCGGGAACGCTCGCAGCTTCAGCCCTCTGGGCCATCCTGGTGGCAGTCCTGTCCGAGGAACAGCTGCTGAGCTGGGGCTGGCGCCTCCCGTTCCTGGCCAGCTTCCTGCTGATGATTTTCGCAGTGTGGATCCGGCGCTCCCTCAAGGAAAGCCCGGTCTTCGAGCAGCGCGCCGACGTAGTGGACGGCGTGGCCCTCTCCAAGGACGAAATCGCCGGACAGGACGCCAAGCACCGGGCGGCCGCGGCGGCAGCAACCGGGACCAGCACCATCGAAGCCGCCCTGCACCAGAAGAAGGGCAAGTCCTTCCTGATCGCCCTCGGCCTCCGCTTTGGCCAGGCCGGCAACTCCGGACTCATCCAGACATTCCTCATCGGTTACCTGGCAACAGTGTTGCTCATGGACAAGACCATCGGCACCACCGCCATCATGTACGGCTCCATCCTCGGCTTCGCCACCATTCCGCTGATTGGCATCCTGGGTGACCGGTTCGGGCGCCGACCCCTGTACCTGGTCCTCAGCACCCTCACGGCCCTGTTCGCCATCCCCATGATGATGATGGTCACCAGCGGCAACCCCACGCTGGTCATGGTTGCCGTCATCGTCGGCCTGAACCTCGGCGTCCTGAGCCTCTTCTCGATGGAGAGCGTCACCATGGCGGAGTTCTTCGGCGCCCGCACCCGCTTTACCCAGCTGGCCCTGGCCAAGGAAATCGGCGGCATCCTCGCCACCGCCATCGGCCCCATCCTCGCCGCTACGCTCACCGCCGTCACCGGCCACTGGTGGCCGCTCGCCGCGATGCTCATCGGTTACTCGCTGATCACCCTCGTCTCCGCTGCAGTCGGTCCTGAGGTCCGCGGCCGTGACATGGTCCGCCTGGAGGATGCCGTATGAAAGCAGTAGTGGTCCACGGCGCCAACGATCTCCGCATCGACGAACGTCCGGAGCCGGTGGCCGGTCCCGGTGAAGTAGTGCTCGACGTCGAATGGGGCGGGATCTGCGGATCCGACCTTTCGTACTGGCGCCACGGAGCCTCCGGGACGGCAGCGCTGAAGTCACCGCTGGTTCTGGGCCACGAGGTGGCCGGACGGATCGCCCAGCTTGGAGCCGGCGTCGAGAACCTGGAAATAGGCCAGCCCGTCACCGTGCACCCGGCCGAACTGGTGGGCGATGGCGTCATGCCCGGCCGGCTCAGCGGACGGACCAACCTCTACCCGCAGATCCGCTACTTCGGCTCGGCGGCGTTCGATCCCCACACGGATGGCGGGTTCACTGAGCGGAAAGTTGCAAAGGCCTTCCAGGTCCGCCCGCTTCCCGACGGCGTGGACACCCTCCGCGGGGCGCTGGCCGAACCGCTGGCGGTCGCCATGCACGCGGTCAGCCGGGCAGGGAACCTCGAGGGCCGGGACATCTTGGTCAACGGCGCCGGGCCGATCGGGTCCCTCGTGATCGCGGCGGCCAAGTATGCCGGCGCCAGGAACATCATCGCCACGGACATCAACGACTCTTCGCTGCGGATCGCCAAGGCCATGGGCGCCGACGACGTCCTGAACGTCACCGGCAACGACCTTCCTGCGGATGTGGAGCTCGTGTTCGAAGCTACAGGCATCCCGGCGGTGCTGGGCGGAGTCCTGCGCGCCACCGCCCGCGGCGGCACCATCGTGCAGGTGGGAAACCTGCCCGGAACGGCTGCCGCCGCAGCCTTGGGGGACCTGGTCACCCGGGAGATCACGTGGATCGGCTCCTACCGGTTCGTTGACGAGATCACGGACGCCTTGCACGCGATGGCGAACGGCCTCGACGTCGCCCCGGTCATCACGCACAAGTTCGGCATCGATGACGCCGCCGAAGCCATGCGGACCGCCGTGGACCCTGCCGCGGACAGCAGCAAGGTCATGCTCCGTCTCAGCGGATCCTGACCACCAGAGACCAACTGAGTTGCAGTAGATGTCGTTTTGAACCCTCAAAGCGACATCTACTGCGACCTACATTGACCAACCACCCTGAATTGAAGGACCACCAGTGAAGATCACCGACGCACGGGTTGTGGTTTCGTCGCCCGGACGGAACTACGTGACGCTCGTTATTGAAACCGAGGACGGCATCACCGGCATCGGCGACGCCACCCTGAACGGCCGAGAGCTGGCCGTGGCGTCCTATCTCAGCGAGCACCTATGCCCGCTGTTGATTGGCCGCGACGCACGGCGCATCGAGGACGCCTGGCAGTACTTCTACAAGGGGGCGTACTGGCGCCGCGGACCGGTGACCATGACGGCGATCGCGGCGATCGACGTCGCGCTTTGGGACATCAAGGGCAAGGCCGCCGGCATGCCAGTGTACGAACTCCTCGGCGGCGCGGCCCGCGAGGGCGTGATGGTCTACGGCCACGCCAGCGGGTCGACGCTCGAGGACCTCAGCAAGGACTTCCAGCACCACCTGGACCTGGGCTACAAGGCCATCCGCGCCCAGGCAGCCGTGCCGGGGCTGGACAAGACCTACGGCATCGCCCCGGTGGACGGAAAGCTGTACGAGCCGGCCAGCGGCAACGTCCCGCAGGAGGACACCTGGGAAACCACGTCATATCTGGACTTCGCACCGAAGATGATGGCGCACGTCCGCGAACAGTTCGGCTACGGCGTCCACGTCCTGCACGACGTGCACCACCGCCTGACCCCCATCGAAGCGGGCCGGCTGGGCGCCTCGCTGGAAGAGTACCGGCCGTTCTGGATCGAGGACCCGACGCCGGCCGAGGACCAGTCCGCGTTCCGCCTCATCCGCCAGCACACCACCACGCCCATCGCCGTGGGCGAGGTCTTCAACTCAATCTGGGACTGCCAGCAACTGATCACCGAGCGCCTGATCGACTACATCCGCACCTCTGTTTCGCACGCCGGCGGCATCACGCACCTGCGCCGCATCTTCTCGCTCGCGGACCTGTATGGAGTCCGCTCCGGTTCGCACGGCGCGGGCGACCTCTCACCGGTGTCCTTCGCCGCAGCCCTGCACGTGGACATGTCCATCCCCAACTTCGGAGTCCAGGAATACATGGGCCACCGCGATCCGGCCAACGAGGTCTTCAGCACCTCCTACACCTTCGCGGACGGCTACATGCACCCCGGGGACGCCCCCGGCCTCGGCATAGAGTTCAACGAGGAAGCCGCCGCACGCTTCCCGTTTGACCCCAAATACCTGCCGGTAAACCGGCGCCTCGACGGATCGGTGCACGACTGGTGAACAACATCCACAACACCTTCGACGTGGTGGTGATGGGGGAGATCCTCGTCGAAGTCGCCACCGACCAGCCGTTCAGCCACGGCGTTCCCGCCCAGCTGGGCATTTCCGGCGACGCCCTCAACGTCGCCGCCGCCGCAGCGTCCGCCGGTGCCACGGTGGGGCTGCTGGCAATCCTCACCGACGACGACCTGGGCCAGGCCATCGCCGCCAGAATCGCCGAACTTGGCATCTCCACCGACCTCGTGAAGTTCCGCAAGGGACAGCAGGGCGTCTACCTGGTGCACAGCGACCCGGACGGCGAACGGGAGTTCTCCTACGCCCGCACCGGCAGCGTCGGCTCCACGCTCGGCCCGGACGACGTGGACCCCGCAGTCTTCGCCGCGGCAGGGGCCGTGGTGGCGGGCGGCATCGCCTGCGCCATTTCCGGAACCTCCCGCGCCGCCGTCGTCAAGGCTGCTTCGCTGGCGAAGCGCTTCGTCTACGATCCCAACTACCGGCCCCGCCTCACCACCGTGGAAGACGCGACGGCGGCACTCACCGAACTTGCCCCACACGCCTTCCTGGTCACGCCGTCCTACCCCGGCGAAACGAATGCGCTGCTGGGGGTTTCGTCGGCCGAATCCGCCGCGGCAAAGCTCCGGACGCTCGGCACCGGCAACGTCGCCGTTACCTGCGGGGCGAAGGGCGTCCAGCTCGAATCCGACGCCGTCTCGGCCTGGGTTCCGGCCATTCCCGCGCCCGCAGTGGTGGACCAGACCGGTGCCGGCGACGCGTTCGTGGGCACCCTGACCGCCCGCCTCATGCTGGGTGACGACTTCCCGACGGCGGCGCGTTACGGGGCTGCCGCATCCTCCCTCGTGGTGGGTGGCAAGGGCGGCACGGGCCTCATTCCCACGTTCGAGCAGACCCGTGCGCATGCCGCCGGCAGCCTGGAAGGAACAGCGCCATCGAACGCCTGAGTATCGCCGCCCTTGCAGGCACGGGCCACAAAGTTGCCCTGCAGCGGGATCAGCTGGAGCCCGGAATCGTCCACCTGGGACTCGGTGCCTTCGCCCGAGCCCACACCGCCGTCTTCACCGAGGACGCCATGCTCGCCGCCGACGACCCGCAGTGGGGGATCATCGGGGTCACCCAGCGTTCGGATGCCGTGGCCCGGCAGCTCACTCCGCAGGACGGCCTCTTCACGGTGGACGAACGGGGAGAGGGCGCCGCCCCGGCACGGATCGTCTCCAGCATCGTCGAAGCCATCTCCGGGCGGGACAACCCGGACCTGGTGGTGGAACGGATCGCCGCGCCCGCCACAAAGATTGTCACCCTTACCATCACCGAAAAGGGCTACCGGTTCAACCCGCAAACCCGCAACCTCGACCTGGACGACGCAGAGACCATCGCAGACCTCGGCGGCAGGCCGCCGCGCACCACCGTCGGCCAAATCACGCGGGGGCTGCAACAGCGCTGCCGGACCGGCGCCGGCCCCGTCACCGTGGTGTCCTGCGACAACCTGCCCGGCAACGGCGAACTGACCGGCACCCTGGTCCGGAACTTCGCCGAAGCCCTCCCCGCCGGGGAAAGTGACGACCTGCTGGCCTGGATCGCGGCGAACGTAGCGTTCCCGTCCACCATGGTGGACCGGATGGTGCCCGCCACCACCGATGGCGACCTGGCCGCCGTCGAACGTGAATTGGGCCTGCGGGATGAAGCCGCCGTCGTCGCCGAGCCGTTCAAGCAATGGGTCATTGAGGACAATTTCGCTGCCGACAGGCCGCGCTGGGAGGAATCCGGTGCGCTGTTCAGCAACGACGTCGCCGCGTGGGAATCCGCCAAGCTGCGGCTGCTGAACGCCAGCCACTCGATGCTGGCCTACCTCGGCCTCGCCGTGGGCATGGAAACCATCGCCGACGCTGTGGAGGTGGACGCATTCCGCACCGCCTGCCGGAGCATGATGCTGGAGGAAGCCCTGCCCAGCATCACCCTCCCCGCCGGAATGGACGGCGAACAGTACTGCGACGAGGTGCTCCGCCGGTTCGCCAACCCCGCACTCGGGCACACCACCGCGAAGGTGGGTAGCGACGGATCGCAGAAGGTAGGGCTCCGGCTGCTGACCACCGTCCGGGGAACGCTCGACGCCGGGCGCGAACCGAAGTGGGCCGCGCTAGCTGTTGCCGCGTGGATGCACCACGTGGCCGGCGCCCCGGCGACGGAACTGAACGATCCTCTGGCGAAAGAGCTGCAGGCGGTCCTGCCCGAAGACCGCACCGCGGACACCGTGGTGCCTGCCCTGCTCGGGTTCCGGCCCGTCGTCGAGCCTTACCTGGCCGGGCACGAAACCTTCAAGGCGCTGCTCCTGCACTGGTACCGCATCATCGACAACAACAAGGCTTCCGACAACAGGCTGGCAAGCCTGGGAAATGAGATCAACCATGGCTGACGCATCCGGCGTCCTCGGCGTTTCACCGGTCATCCCTGTGGTCACCATTGACGATCCCCAGGACGCCGTGCCCCTGGCCCGCGCGTTGGTGGACGGTGGAGTGAAGATCATCGAGCTCACCCTCCGGACCACCTCGGCGCTCACCTCCCTGAAGCTCATCGCCGACGAAGTGCCGGAGATCCTGGTGGGCGCCGGCACCATTCTTACCCCGCAGCAGGCCGACGACGCCGTAGCCGCAGGTGCCCAGTTCCTGGTCAGCCCAGGGGTCACGCCGGCCCTGCTCACCGCAATGCTCTCCACGGGCGTTCCCGTCCTGCCCGGGGTGGCAACGGTGGGTGAGGTCCTGGCCGTGCTGGAACAGGGGCTGGACACGATGAAGTTCTTCCCGGCAGGCCCCGCCGGCGGCCCGAAATACCTCGCGGCCATCGGCGCGCCCGTCCCGCACGTGAGGTTCTGCCCCACGGGCGGCATCAGTCTGGCTACCGCGCCGGACTACCTGAAGCTGCCCAACGTGGCCTGCGTGGGAGGCAGCTGGCTGACCCCGGCAGACGCCGTCGCAGCCAAGGACTGGGCCCGCATCACCACCCTCGCGAGCGGTGCAGCAGCCCTCGCCCGCTAACCCGAAAAAGTAGGTAGCAGCAGGTGTCGTTTAGAGCCCTCAAAACGACATCAGCTGCTACCTAGTTGGGAGGAAGGGGGTCAGGCCTGCGCGTCCGCCCGGACCTGGGCCTTGTCGTGCTCGTCGTGGGCCTTGCGGATCAGGGCCAGGAACTCGGTTTCGTTGCGGACCAGGCGCTTGTACTTCTCCGGGAGCTTGCGGATCTGGTCCTCCTCGCGGACCATCTTGGCGAAGATCTTGTCCCTCTCCGCCATGTCCGTTTCGTAGTTCAGGTCCACGTACTCAGTGGCGTGCCGGCGGGCACCGGAGACGGCGTTCTTGGCCTTGCCCTTGGGGCTGAAGATCGAGGCCAGGATGGTGAGCACCAGCACGCCGAGGATCACACTGAGCGACAGGCCTGTGCTGACCTCCACCACATTGACGTGCTCGCCGTCGTTGATGAACGGCAGCGTGTTCTCGTGGAGCGCGTGCAGGATGAGCTTGACGCCGATGAAGCCCAGGATCACGGCCAGGCCGTAGGACAGGAAGATCAGCCGGTCCAGCAGTCCGTCGATCAGGAAGAACAGCTGCCGCAGGCCCATCAACGAGAACGCGGTGGCGGTGAAGACGATGAACACGTTCTGGGTCAGGCCGAAGATGGCCGGGATGGAGTCCAGGGCGAACAGGATGTCCGTACCGCCGATGGCCACCATCACCAGCAGCATGGGGGTCAGCACCTTCTTGCCGTTCTCCATGGTGAAGAGCTTGTCGCCGTCGTAATGCTCCGACGCCGGCAGGAACTTCTTGGCGAGCCGGACCACGAAACCTTCGGAGTCGTCGTCGTGGTCATCCGGCTTGAGCAGGTTGCCGGCCGTGATCAGCAGGATCAGCCCGAAGATGTAGAAGACCCACGCGAAGCTGTTGATCAGTGCTGCGCCCAGGAAGATGAAGGCCGTGCGGGCAATCAGGGAGAAGACGATGCCGAACAGCAACACCTTCTGCTGGTCCGCGCGGGGCACCTTGAAGCTGGCCATGATGATCAGGAACACGAAGAGGTTGTCCACGGACAGGGCCTTCTCCGTGACGTAGCCGGCGAAGTACTCGGTACCCATGGTGGGCCCGCCGAAGAGCAGCACACCCAGCCCGAACAGCAGAGCGATGCCCACGTAGATCGCCGACCAGATGGACGATTCCTTCAATGTGGGGGTGTGCGCCTTGCGGACGTGGAAGAAGAAATCGAAGGCCAGCAGCCCCACGATTCCCGCGATGGTCAGGGTCCAGACATAAGGAGGAACTTCCACGCGGCGGCCTTTCGTTGGAACGTGTCCCTGAAGCTTACTAAGCAGGCTTCAGGAGTTTATGCTCCAGCACGGCCGAACGCGACAGTGTTTTGTATCCCTCCTGCTCGAACAGCACGGTGATCACGTCGTCCTCGTGCCGCATCACCAGGCCCTGGCCCCACTCTTTGTGGACCACCGCGGACTGGAGCGGGAACGGATCATCGGCCGCCGCAGGACCCCGCCGGCCGCCGTCGGACGTCTTTTTTCCCTTCTTGCCGCCCCCGTTCCCGGAGCCGGGCTCCGCGGATTCGTCCGGACGGCGTGCGGCCTCGGCGCAGGCGTCGCAGTTGTTGCACGGCGCCGGCAGGTCCTCGCCGAAGTAGTTGAGCAGGAACTGGCGCCGGCACCCGTCCGTCTCGGCGTAGGCGCGCATCATGGTCAGGCGGGACTGCTCCACGCGCTGCCTGGCCTCTGCGCGTTCGACGGCGGCGGCAGCCAGTGCGGGCAGCTTGGCTTTGGCGGCGAGGCGTATCCCGCGCTTGCCTGTGGTGACCGAGC from Pseudarthrobacter chlorophenolicus A6 encodes:
- a CDS encoding GntR family transcriptional regulator; this encodes MATDKRSSAPRLSVRDQTLETLRRRIISLQLPPGEPLSENELAQELGVSRTPVRESLILLREEGLVQVFPQIGSFVSLVDLSRVSEAQFVREAIECASLRDLIVDGPGIAGLREILAAQSASDASGDIEEFFRLDEDFHRELLRLAGHESAWSAVNSAKAHLDRARRMSLLETRPVATLIEQHTAVVDALEANDVPDADNCLRLHLRGVFEDVQRIQEATPELFSDGSARRPTRRSVARLA
- a CDS encoding MFS transporter, which codes for MTESIAPPNTKKESRSTRDLAKVAVSGWLGTAMEFMDFQLYSLAAAIVFNKIFFPDVSPVIGLIAAMATYGVGYVARLVGAVYFGRMGDRIGRKKVLFITIALMGASTTLIGVLPTYAMIGIWAPILLVALRLIQGFGAGAEIAGATVMLAEYAPTRRRGLISSLVSLGTNSGTLAASALWAILVAVLSEEQLLSWGWRLPFLASFLLMIFAVWIRRSLKESPVFEQRADVVDGVALSKDEIAGQDAKHRAAAAAATGTSTIEAALHQKKGKSFLIALGLRFGQAGNSGLIQTFLIGYLATVLLMDKTIGTTAIMYGSILGFATIPLIGILGDRFGRRPLYLVLSTLTALFAIPMMMMVTSGNPTLVMVAVIVGLNLGVLSLFSMESVTMAEFFGARTRFTQLALAKEIGGILATAIGPILAATLTAVTGHWWPLAAMLIGYSLITLVSAAVGPEVRGRDMVRLEDAV
- a CDS encoding L-idonate 5-dehydrogenase, which codes for MKAVVVHGANDLRIDERPEPVAGPGEVVLDVEWGGICGSDLSYWRHGASGTAALKSPLVLGHEVAGRIAQLGAGVENLEIGQPVTVHPAELVGDGVMPGRLSGRTNLYPQIRYFGSAAFDPHTDGGFTERKVAKAFQVRPLPDGVDTLRGALAEPLAVAMHAVSRAGNLEGRDILVNGAGPIGSLVIAAAKYAGARNIIATDINDSSLRIAKAMGADDVLNVTGNDLPADVELVFEATGIPAVLGGVLRATARGGTIVQVGNLPGTAAAAALGDLVTREITWIGSYRFVDEITDALHAMANGLDVAPVITHKFGIDDAAEAMRTAVDPAADSSKVMLRLSGS
- the manD gene encoding D-mannonate dehydratase ManD, whose translation is MKITDARVVVSSPGRNYVTLVIETEDGITGIGDATLNGRELAVASYLSEHLCPLLIGRDARRIEDAWQYFYKGAYWRRGPVTMTAIAAIDVALWDIKGKAAGMPVYELLGGAAREGVMVYGHASGSTLEDLSKDFQHHLDLGYKAIRAQAAVPGLDKTYGIAPVDGKLYEPASGNVPQEDTWETTSYLDFAPKMMAHVREQFGYGVHVLHDVHHRLTPIEAGRLGASLEEYRPFWIEDPTPAEDQSAFRLIRQHTTTPIAVGEVFNSIWDCQQLITERLIDYIRTSVSHAGGITHLRRIFSLADLYGVRSGSHGAGDLSPVSFAAALHVDMSIPNFGVQEYMGHRDPANEVFSTSYTFADGYMHPGDAPGLGIEFNEEAAARFPFDPKYLPVNRRLDGSVHDW
- a CDS encoding carbohydrate kinase family protein, encoding MGEILVEVATDQPFSHGVPAQLGISGDALNVAAAAASAGATVGLLAILTDDDLGQAIAARIAELGISTDLVKFRKGQQGVYLVHSDPDGEREFSYARTGSVGSTLGPDDVDPAVFAAAGAVVAGGIACAISGTSRAAVVKAASLAKRFVYDPNYRPRLTTVEDATAALTELAPHAFLVTPSYPGETNALLGVSSAESAAAKLRTLGTGNVAVTCGAKGVQLESDAVSAWVPAIPAPAVVDQTGAGDAFVGTLTARLMLGDDFPTAARYGAAASSLVVGGKGGTGLIPTFEQTRAHAAGSLEGTAPSNA
- a CDS encoding mannitol dehydrogenase family protein, whose amino-acid sequence is MGLGAFARAHTAVFTEDAMLAADDPQWGIIGVTQRSDAVARQLTPQDGLFTVDERGEGAAPARIVSSIVEAISGRDNPDLVVERIAAPATKIVTLTITEKGYRFNPQTRNLDLDDAETIADLGGRPPRTTVGQITRGLQQRCRTGAGPVTVVSCDNLPGNGELTGTLVRNFAEALPAGESDDLLAWIAANVAFPSTMVDRMVPATTDGDLAAVERELGLRDEAAVVAEPFKQWVIEDNFAADRPRWEESGALFSNDVAAWESAKLRLLNASHSMLAYLGLAVGMETIADAVEVDAFRTACRSMMLEEALPSITLPAGMDGEQYCDEVLRRFANPALGHTTAKVGSDGSQKVGLRLLTTVRGTLDAGREPKWAALAVAAWMHHVAGAPATELNDPLAKELQAVLPEDRTADTVVPALLGFRPVVEPYLAGHETFKALLLHWYRIIDNNKASDNRLASLGNEINHG
- the eda gene encoding bifunctional 4-hydroxy-2-oxoglutarate aldolase/2-dehydro-3-deoxy-phosphogluconate aldolase, which translates into the protein MADASGVLGVSPVIPVVTIDDPQDAVPLARALVDGGVKIIELTLRTTSALTSLKLIADEVPEILVGAGTILTPQQADDAVAAGAQFLVSPGVTPALLTAMLSTGVPVLPGVATVGEVLAVLEQGLDTMKFFPAGPAGGPKYLAAIGAPVPHVRFCPTGGISLATAPDYLKLPNVACVGGSWLTPADAVAAKDWARITTLASGAAALAR
- a CDS encoding TerC family protein, whose product is MEVPPYVWTLTIAGIVGLLAFDFFFHVRKAHTPTLKESSIWSAIYVGIALLFGLGVLLFGGPTMGTEYFAGYVTEKALSVDNLFVFLIIMASFKVPRADQQKVLLFGIVFSLIARTAFIFLGAALINSFAWVFYIFGLILLITAGNLLKPDDHDDDSEGFVVRLAKKFLPASEHYDGDKLFTMENGKKVLTPMLLVMVAIGGTDILFALDSIPAIFGLTQNVFIVFTATAFSLMGLRQLFFLIDGLLDRLIFLSYGLAVILGFIGVKLILHALHENTLPFINDGEHVNVVEVSTGLSLSVILGVLVLTILASIFSPKGKAKNAVSGARRHATEYVDLNYETDMAERDKIFAKMVREEDQIRKLPEKYKRLVRNETEFLALIRKAHDEHDKAQVRADAQA